The Saliniramus fredricksonii genome segment GACGATCCCAATGTGGCGCCGCTCGGCGAAGACATCCTCATCCACGATTACCGCAACGCGCTGATCGCGGCGCTCGGCGAGGCGCCGGTGGACGTGGTGGTTCAGCCTTTGGCGCATCGGCGCAAGAAGCTGCTTCTGGCCGATATGGATTCCACCATGATCGCGCAGGAATGCATCGACGAGCTCGCCGATTATGTCGGCCTCAAGCCCGAAGTCGCGGCGATCACCGAGCGCGCCATGCGCGGCGAGCTTCCCTTCGAGCCGGCATTGCGTGAGCGTGTGGCGTTGCTCAAGGGGCTGGCGCTCGGCACGATCGACGAGATCGTGGAGAAGCGGCTCGACCTGACGCCCGGCGGACGCGAGCTGATTGCGACAATGCGCGCCAATGGTGCCTGGTGTGCTCTCGTCTCCGGAGGCTTTACGGTGTTCACCAGCGCCATCGCCGGCAAGCTCGGCTTCGACGAACACCGCGCCAACCGCCTCGTCATCGCCGACGAGACACTGGCCGGCACGGTGGAGGAGCCGATCGTCGGGCGCGAGGCGAAATACGCCGCACTGATCGAATTGCGCGAGCGCCACGGGCTGGCGATTGAGGAAACCCTCGCGGTGGGAGACGGGGCGAACGATCTCGCCATGCTCGGCGAAGCCGGGCTCGGCGTCGCCTATCACGCCAAACCCTCCGTCGCGGAAGCCGCCGGCGCGCGGATCGACCATGCCGATCTGACCGCGCTGCTTTATATCCAGGGCTATGCCCGCGCGGATTTCGCCGAGATCTGACCCGCTTCAGGGGAGTGGCGCTGCGCCAGAACGGCAAGCCGCGTGCGGATATCCTCGCGGACCTCACCCTCGCGCGGGGAATCGTGGAGCGTGGTGAACCAGTGTTCCGGCGGATCACGCCCCACGCGCGGCGCGCCGCGCCAGACGAGCGCGCGCAAAACCGTCTCGGCTTCTTCCGGGAGCCGCTCTGGCGCGATCAACCCGTTGAGCGCGCCCCAGATCCCGGTCCAGCAGCGCGCCACCGACCACGGATTATAGCCTCCGCCCCCCGTGACCACCATGCGCGGCGCCATCTCGCGCACGGCGACCACCGCCTCGCGATGGGCATTGTTGGACAGGGCCAGCCGCGAGAGCGGATCTTCCTCGATCGCATCCGAGCCGCATTGCATCACGATCGCCTGCGGCGCGAAGGCCGCGAGGCGCGGCAGGATCATCTCGTGCAGGACGGCGCGCATCTCGCTGTCATTGAAGCCGCGCGGCACGGGCAGGTTGAAATGCGCGCCCCCGCCATCCTCGTCGAGCGCGCCCGTGAACGGCCAGCGGCGTTCCTCGTGGACGGAGATGAGGAGCGCGTCGCGGTCCCCCTCGAAAGCATGGGCAACGCCGTCGCAATGATGCGCGTCGATATCGACATAAGCCACGCGCTGAAAACCGAGCTGGCGCAGGCGCAGGAGGCACAGCACCGGATCGTTGAAATAGCAAAAGCCGTTGGCGTAATCGGGAAAGGCGTGATGTGTGCCGCCGGCGGGCACGTGCACGACCCCGCCCGCATGGACGAGATCGGCTGCGAGCATCGTTCCGCCTGCCGAGGTCGCGGGCCGGCGATACACTTCCGGGAAGACCGGATTCGCCGTCACACCGAGATTGTGGCGCTTGCGGGTTTCTTCGTCGACACCGCCATCCTCCTCGGCACGCTGGAGCGCGGCGATATAATCGGGCGTATGCCACAGCGTCAGCGCCGCCGGCTTGGCGCGCGGGCTGGTGACGTAGTTCTGCGGCCCGATCCAGCCGAGCGCGCGCCCGAGATCCA includes the following:
- the serB gene encoding phosphoserine phosphatase SerB, producing the protein MSFVATLICNPATPILDAAMIEAAGAALPDPQIRVLAEGVATDLAFDPGDLDDPNVAPLGEDILIHDYRNALIAALGEAPVDVVVQPLAHRRKKLLLADMDSTMIAQECIDELADYVGLKPEVAAITERAMRGELPFEPALRERVALLKGLALGTIDEIVEKRLDLTPGGRELIATMRANGAWCALVSGGFTVFTSAIAGKLGFDEHRANRLVIADETLAGTVEEPIVGREAKYAALIELRERHGLAIEETLAVGDGANDLAMLGEAGLGVAYHAKPSVAEAAGARIDHADLTALLYIQGYARADFAEI
- a CDS encoding acetoin utilization protein AcuC, whose translation is MQRSSPALPHVNASLPPPRSENPRDARRAPLFIGSEVYRGSSYGAHHPLRIPRVSSVMDLGRALGWIGPQNYVTSPRAKPAALTLWHTPDYIAALQRAEEDGGVDEETRKRHNLGVTANPVFPEVYRRPATSAGGTMLAADLVHAGGVVHVPAGGTHHAFPDYANGFCYFNDPVLCLLRLRQLGFQRVAYVDIDAHHCDGVAHAFEGDRDALLISVHEERRWPFTGALDEDGGGAHFNLPVPRGFNDSEMRAVLHEMILPRLAAFAPQAIVMQCGSDAIEEDPLSRLALSNNAHREAVVAVREMAPRMVVTGGGGYNPWSVARCWTGIWGALNGLIAPERLPEEAETVLRALVWRGAPRVGRDPPEHWFTTLHDSPREGEVREDIRTRLAVLAQRHSPEAGQISAKSARA